The following nucleotide sequence is from Oryzias melastigma strain HK-1 linkage group LG3, ASM292280v2, whole genome shotgun sequence.
GTCTTTCTCATAATTGTTTCCTGTCTGCTGCCTTCAGATCTCCCTCTGGTGTGTCTCAACATCTCAGCCTCACAGGAGACACTATATAACTCAGTCACAGAGCGTTTTTACCCATCCAAATATCCAAACATATCTTCAGTATCATTCTTTGGTTACCTGGATACAAGACGAGACCATTACCCCTAAGTTTGTActttaatttattctatttttgtaACGGAGAACCAAACATGCCTTGGTGCAAAGAGGAAGATGTGTAGGTTTGTATGTGCTTCTCAAATTGAGAGCCCCTGCTCTGCTTATTGCTGAGATGCTTTGTGGGCGGCGTGGAGGGGAGCataattaaaatagtttctgAGGGAACAAGCACACCACATCTAACGATCCACCCTCTCCCAAACTTTAACCACATCAGGAGCATCTCACTGAGAAACGGCCACCAGAACAACCTCTTCTGCACACGACCTGCCCCATGTTTTGGTATGTTGTCTGACTTGTGAGGGGATTTGCAGGCATCATGCACACCCGTAATTAAAAGGGACGCCTTTTTCTGATCATCAGTATAAATAAAGTGACAGAGACAGCCTGCGAGGTGATGTATGGGAGGGGAAAACAAATTAACCGTCTACTCTCTGGGGGATTCTCAGCAGAGGCCTTATGTGGAGTAACGCCAAAGGGCAGAGAGATTTGTAGATGATGGTGCTAATTACCAGAATGCAAGTCATAATGTGACCAAGATGGAAGCAATTTAGGCAGTAGTCATTTAGCCTGCTGCTCTTCCGCCCACCGGCTGCTGCCTAGCCAGAGTTGAGGCATTAGCATGGGAAAAGTCTGGGACAATCCACGGGTGAGGGATGAAAAAAGAATGCTCCAGATAGACCTTGTGCATAACACAGAAGCACTCCTTACAACTGGCAAGCAACCCTGACGTATCAGTGAGACCAAAGGCTGTCAAAGCTGAGTCCTCGCTGCCTCTGGAGGACGTCTGCATCACATTATTCATGCTTGTTGAAAACTTTGAaactctcaaaaaaaaaagatgtctgcAAAGTGCGAGCTGTGAGTATAGTGCCCTTTATGTCTTTGTCATGTTGCACCCCCCGCGCGCCCTCGGCCTCATTTGGCTTCATTTGTCCcccatccacagctgtcttgatTTAAGTCATCATCCTCAGTGTGTTTAAGTGTCTGGCTTCCAGGTCAGTCTTGTCGGGTCATCTGCTTTTGTCACTCTTTTTGTTCCTGCTTTTGTTTACAGGTTTGTTAcactttgagtttatttattggCGTCAGACCTGAATCCTTTACCAGCAGCTCCTGACATGAAGAACTGCAGATCCTCTGGAGAGAGAAGTTCAACTCGTGTGTAGAAATGGAATGACTGTCATGCATTCTTGGtcttttctgtttattattGCTTTcctgaaattaaaatgttttatatttgttttttttttcctggtttattGGAAGACTCTCTAAAAAGTGaggtattttctttaaataattttgctgTTACTCTTCTTGAGTTccttcccagccagcaaggccaagttggccccatatggtttaaaagtgggcagaaaatgtgggtcctgattgggtttgtccagtttctgtggtggccccacctgtttGCCCACAATGGCATGTGCATCCATctctgaaaaagtttaaatgctgtttgtttttgcaggagAAATTAAAACAAGCTGCCCAGGACGGTTCTAGGATGAAACagtggcaggcggagcttcaggaatcgagtcgttttacttccgtcttggaaaaaactcacaaaaaataactaatatttcataaataatttgtttttttgtgtgtttcaaatGTATCATTATGTGGATGTACCTTGtgctcttatggggtccaggtgaccacACCGTTACATTGATGTGCGACCCCTACCATGAcagaggtggacaggatttcatgtctgccacagacaccagtgaagataaaaaaatcattgaacaaaagttcagcactgccttgtgggtccagatgacccactttgaatgtaaacatgtctaggatggcacaaaaatcatattatggcccctttaagctGTAAATATTACAGTCTATGCAGTAAAACATCAAGTTCTTGAACTTAGAGGGCTCAAATCCAGCGGGAAGTCAGTAATGAGATACTTGAAACTAAAATAGATAACGCTGAAGGTTAAAAAAGCGTTTTGGAAATCTGTTGAATTGGTTCATGGGACAGCAGTATGTTCCAGATTCACTCTGGTCCCCATTCCTCAGTCCAGTGGAAGTGTGTCTCCTGTGGTTGGAACACTTTCTGGTCTTTACCCGAAGACCCCCCTTACCCCCATAGGATGATGGAAGGTTTAAACCTCCTGATAATAACTGCATCTTTCAGTGACTGACATGTCTGTACGAACAGCCTCGTGCAGGCCCGCTGACAGCATGTCAGCAAAAAGCTGAGATGAAATTTGAAGGTTGGGGGGGTCTTCTCTTCCAGTGTGGGAGAATGGACAGCGTGTTTTTATGAGGAAGGTTCCAGCAGCAGTCTTCCTCACCTGCTGTGGTGGCGGGCCAGGCTCGGGCGCCTGTGTAATTTGGTTGCTCTAATTGCTCTTTTCGGATATTTCAGCAGAGGAGTTCAGAGCGGGAGAGAGAGGGAGCAGTTCCGCGCTAAGCCACTATGTAATTTTATCCATGCCCTGTCTCTCACTTCACACAGGGCTGATACCTTTTTCCTCCCCCTTTCCTTTGTATCAATTGGTCGAAGTTCAGCCTATTGTCGCCACAAGCTTCTTTTATATATGCGCTCCGTCTGCGCGGAGGCTCTCAGTCAGCTCCGCAGGAGGGCTTCCACAAGCTCCAGAGGAGGCTCAGCGGCGCTGCTGTCAGTGTTGCCCCGTGGGGCTCGGATGCGCGCGGGGCTGCTGGGCtctccagcattcacactttgGATGGGACTCGGAGGAGTGGGGAGAAGTTCTCCGTTTTTACCGCGCAGCCGAAACTCCCCGGCCATGCCACAATGCTGGTGATTCCTCTGCTGGTGTTGGTGAGCCTGCTGGACCCCGTCCGGCCCCGGGCGCGCTGCTCCGCGGGCCAGACCTGCGACCCCCGGCAGCGGAGGGATGCCGGGGGCCGCGGAGGAGTGTATGAGCACCTCGGAGGAGCGCCGAGGCGCAGGAAGCTCTACTGCGCCACCAAATACCACCTCCAGATCCACCCCAACGGGAAGATAGACGGCACCCTGGAGGAGCACAACCCGCTCAGTGAGTAGGCCATCCATCCGCGCGCGCGCGAGGGAGCGCGTGGATCTGGGAGCGcttgatataaaaacataaaactagaAGTCCGTCGGCGAAAGTTTGGAAACCAAATcttgtcatttattttcattcgaACTTGAATCCAAACTTTTCTTAAGTTTCTTCTGACCTTCGACACTGACGCGTCTCCGCGCAGCCGTGATGGGTGCGTGCGTCCGGGCCGTCACGGGCTCGCGTGGAGCGGTGTCACGCGTGGGTTGATCTCTGTGTCAGACAGCAGCGGATGTTTATCTAATCGGCCGCTAATAGAGGCGCTGAACGGGCCAATCAGGCGCTGATGAAAGCGGCTGATAAAGCGCTGGAATCCCAGTACATTACATCACTACTCATCCTTTTATCATCTATgttaaagaaaggaaaacagaacGAAACAAGTGAATGATTCTATGAGAACTAATGAGAAAGACTGATGGTGGTGTGTGTTGCAGGCATCATGGAGATCACTGCAGTGGAGGTGGGCGTCGTGGCCATCAAAGGTCTTTTCTCTGGCAGATACCTGGCCATGAATGAAAAAGGGAGGCTGTACGCTTCGGTGAGTTACTTCTCCAGCTTTTCATCTGAACAAGCAAATAAAGAACAGAGATGTTTGGTTGAGGAGTTTCTGTTGAGCTGAAGTGTCTCCTTTCTTTCCTCTTGGTGTTCTCAGGAAGAGTTTAACAAGGAGTGTGAATTTGTGGAGCGCATCCTTGAGTTGGGCTACAACACCTATGCATCTCGCTACCACTCCACAGAGCTGCCTCAGCCAGCAGGAGGGGGCAGCAAACGGCGGGCCAGCACCCAAAAGCTGTGGTATGTTTCCATCAATGGTAAAGGGCGGCCACGGCGAGGCTTTAAAACTCGTAGCACTGACAAAGCCTCTCTCTTCCTGCCTCGCTTGCTGGGCAACAAGGACCATGAGATGGTGAGGAGGCTGAGGGACAGTCGTGCTTCACACCAACACTCACATCACAGCAGCCACCGTGGTGAGCGGCGGAGGCGCCGGCATCGAGTTAGGAAGGGCCAAGATCAACAGCCGGAGGACTCGGCAGACTTTTAGAGGATGTTTGACCTCGGGGTCTTCAGTGATCTGGACACATAATGGAGGATGTGGGATCAAAATCCGGATTGTTCCTTCTGGATTGCTGGAGTTGTTGATGCACAGACTGAAAGGAAAACTCTGAGACCACCAAAGCTTTACAAACGTCATCTTCTGGAGACTCCATCATTCCACCAACAGCGCTCTATAACCCTGTTCACTCGACTAACATGTTACTCTCCTgtaaacaaatgtacaaaacaccttttcttttatttcaaaaagttttgatCAAACTGAGAAAGGGCCTCTGGAGAGCAGATCTGTTTTAGTCTTCAGGAGCAGCAGCCCCACAGCAAAAGAACAAAAGCGGATTTGACTTTTAGAAACAAACGCTAACAAACATGACAGTTCCTGAAGAGGGTCCCTGTGGCAAAGCACCTTGTTTAGTGTTCTTTTTTAGTTCAATTCACATTAACAAACAGGAACCGCTGTCTGTTTTGTGACAGTCCTACGTTGTGATAGTCTACTGTCTGTAAACTGAGAGAAATACGTTGTATATTGTACTAATgatatgaatatttatttggTGCCTATCTTGTAAGTTATTGACAATGCATTTACTGAGGttgcccttttttaaaaaagtttttactcaCTGCTGGTTCCATCATAAATTGTACTGACCCAAAGAAGAAAAGTCTCATTTCTTCACTGGAGAGTTGGACTCATGCATGTGTTTGTGGGAAACACCAGTCGGAGGTTTGATTTAATGTGTGGCAAATAGGGCTGCCAAAAACCATTCTttttttagtcgactaatcactgatgaGTATTTTCCAATTAGCTGACTAATCAGGTcgtgtgcaaactggatgtaaagcacacatctcaaccatcattagctttaaactaactaaaagctagatatataggattacctgtgataatgctagtgtgaatgctgtaaaatgaatctggctgctgaagatgctgaaattgatagctaaaaacactgaagttgattgctgaaaatgctgaagctgatagccagctaaaatattagctaaatgccaaattagcctaaaaaatgaaaaaagcctaaattgtccaaaacagctagcatgttaatattagcctaaccccaaaacaacctaaaaagacttggggggaaaaaaacttaaattagtcaaaatagctagcatggagctgaaatattagctgaactccaaaggagcctaaaaatccttaataaatgccaaaatattccaaaaagaaTAATTCCATTATAACtgtcaactttactacactctgactctatataatataaagtaatgactaatcaactattaaattagtcgttgactatttcaatagtccattagtcgactaatcgctgCGGCCCTAGTGGCAATCACTTTTTTTCCAGCACTTCTGTTCATTCAGCTGCAGCTCTTTGAAAGCAGTGAGCCCCTGAGGTGCACAATAGGAGATTTTGTTTCTCAGGAGAAGTGCAAAATCACTCAGACCCAAAGGGCTTCACCTCCTTTCTGAAGTCACATGCACTGAAAACAGTTGTAAACCAACTCAAGCGCTGGGAAATGTTGACCGTTGATATCGGTCGGTGCCTAAGAGTGAACATTTCCATGTTCCATTTCCACGCTCCTCTCCATTGTATTGATGCTCCGGTTGATGGGAAGCAGGTGTCCAGCCGTGTCAGCTCGGCCCATTCCAAACCAGGAGGTGTCCCGGTGCATCTCCTCCCCATCTCCACATGTCGCTTCATGTTAGCGTGCTGGTCAACACTGCCAAAACTGCAGAGATGAGGTTCAGAGCGAGTGATGGGAATCATTCAAGCTTTGGCCCTGCCACATTCCCATCCATAGGCAGCAGCATATAAAGCCTTGTCATTCTATACCTGCAGGCCGGGGAGGCTTTCTGGCCCGGACAAAAGCTCCTCCCAGGGGGTGCCTGGGAAGCGATGCCGCCAGAgacttttaggcttttttttttttctttctctttttgaagTTCCGACCAAAAGCTGCAGTTGACAAACAAAACTGGCTTTCCTGAAAGCAGAAACTGTGCCACACAAAGTGTTACACCTTGCTATGAATGCCAAATTCTAGTATTACTCAACAGGAATGCTAGGTTTGACAGAGGCTGGGGCTCTTTTGACCCATGCCATAGCCTGCCCTTTGATTCGTCAGCTTTCCACCTGCAGGTATACCGTCTATTAGATCAATAAGGCAGAAAACAATGGCAGTGACCAGCTGACACCACTGGAGccctaaataataaatgatgttCTAAATGATTTCAATcctacatttgaaaaaacactATTTCTTTGTGTTCATGTGCAGAGAGCGAGGGATCTGTGAGACATGaacatgtttgggttttttcagAGATGATCTGCTCTGAGCCAAAAtgccaaaactttttaaaaataatttccaacaTACATTTTAAGTATTAATAAAGCATAATATGATGTATGTATATGAAAAATGTGCTATCATCATCACTTTTATGAACATTATCCTTTAATAAATGCAGTCTGCTCACAACATGTAATAACGAATTGAAGCAACAGAAATTCCTGACATCGTCCATTATCACATGAATCCTCTTTTCCAAATGTCAGTTTTTCTTCAGATCTCTTCCACTTTTTCCTTCAATCTGATCATTTTCAGGAGACCTCAGACAAATTTCACTGGGCTGATTGATGGTTACACCAGACTCTGACTTAAGTCACCTTCATACATTTGAGGGATTCCAGAGCCAGGCCAACTCAAAGTCGTCATGGAAAAAGGAGTGGACCGAAACTGagtgacaggaaaaaaaacaaaaaactgtaggGACTTTTCTAAGCGGGTGAGTCTCTGATACAAATGAAAACGTGTAAACAGCAGCCTCTACAGGCAGCTGTCCCACCCAAACACTGGCCCTCAGTTGTCTGAGTTTAGGAGCGTGACACCCCCTGCAGGCAGCCGGTCTAATTACTCCATGTGGATCAGACtgaaaatgatgagaaaacacAGCACTCCTGAAGAGAAGCATGCAGAGATCCAGCGGGATCACTTTTCATCATTTTAGCACacgtgtcagagtcaaggcccgggggccagatccggccctccgggtaattctatccggccctccagatcattctattttattggtattaatgacccgatgttatcttgtgataatttctaacttgtataattttgacaataaatatttttcatggagattaaaatattgaatgttatttaaggtttaagttgatttagtctggaataatattcctgtcttttattattcataattattttgaaaagttacagtttaaaagttttaaaaattggcattctgctttttggcatttactaaaactgtttaggctattttggagtttagctaatacttcagatACATCTtcgctgctttggctaatttagcctttttttaaaacagtttattatgGATATTTTAAGTTTAGTAATTTTTCCAGTTAACTAANNNNNNNNNNNNNNNNNNNNNNNNNNNNNNNNNNNNNNNNNNNNNNNNNNNNNNNNNNNNNNNNNNNNACTAACCTAGCTAAcctaagttctttttttttttttaggttttaggctaatttggagtttagctaacattttagctcgCTCttggcttcagtgttttcaactatcagcttcagaaattttagctatcaatttcagcattttcagctatcagcatatTCAGTggccagattcagcttacagcattcacactattgctggtaatgctatatttctagttcataatcatgtcaaaaagttacggttttaaagttttaaaatgtatttttaaagtgttcaataaacgtttatcctgttcgacctaaggtgagttttggattttggccccctgtgcgattgacttcgacactcctgctttagcatggatgtccaaaacaaacaacagaatgAAACAAGTGAATGGAAAGACACCACTTATTGCTTTTAATTCAAACCcaattttgaaatgaaattttgagGCAAACCAGAGGCAAAAATGAGGCAGAGGTCCTCAGGTCCCAGCTCACATCCCATCGATCACTTTTCATTTGCCACTAAACCCCTGGATTAAACGGTCTTTCTCACCACAGGTTATCAGTGTGTCTGAATTGTAAAGATCTCGCAGCAAACAGTTCTTATGTGGGGAAGATTGAAGACGGGAACCAATGAAAGCTTGTATTGAATGTTGAGACATTTTAAGCTCTGAATTGCAGCTGCTACCCAGTGAAATCCAAAACCTTTTTACCCTCAGCATAATTCATTGCGTACTTGCAATGTGAGACCACAATCACTTGGGtgcaacataaacacaaaataaagccAGACATAACTTAGCTATGTCAGTGACAGAGGAGCCGCGTCTTCACCTGTTTTAATTGAATCAGGAGGAATTTAGCCTACAGAACCATGGACAGCGACCACGCTGGACCCGATCGTCCTCGTGACTCCACaaggttttcattttaaagcaggAAGTGGACCATGTGTCCCCTATGAGTTCAAGGATGCAGGACCCACATGGAGGGTTTATGGGTTTGTCGACTTCACAATTTATGATTGACTAAATGTTCTGGTGCTTAAGTTGCCTTGAAGCATTGATAGATTTTCAGCCAGGTGCTGCAGCAGACGCACGGCCCAACACTTTTCCAGACTAATGGAATGCCAACCATCCCCTTTCCTTGACATAGCTGTGCAACTATTCTTGTGTTCAGAAGTCCATTGGTTGTCCTAAACATCTAACAACCTACCAGTGCTTATGTTGACGGAGGCCAGCCCTCTGCTGGAGGTTCTCAAAGGAGAATATTCCTAAATGTGTCCTGCAGGTCAGTCCAACATTTGATGTTGGAGTTCAGAGGTAATTAGAAGGTGATTAGATTTCTCCAAAGCtgcaaattttagttttttgaaaaagaacacCAAATAGaacaagggtgtcaaactcaatcgctcaGGAggcaaaatcctaaacacactttagatcgcgggccgaacaggagaaacatttattcaacacgtttttaaaactgttactatctaacataattaggaataataaaaatgcaggaatataattccagaataaatcaacttaaaccttaaataaccttcaatattttaccctcaataaaacatagattttgtaaaaatgttacaagttagaaataatcgcaagataacatcggaccatttataacaataaaataaaatgatctggagggccggatccggccctcgggccttgactttgacacatgtgataaAGAATAACCACCCAACTCTTAtggtaacaaaaaaatgagaatgaaaaatacagaaaaaactaaatgcaTTTAGTCTGTATTGTTCCAAAGTGTTCAGTGTGAGAAGTCTTTCTTCAGTCTCTCTGGAAACATTCATCTGCTGTccactctgacatttttttttactaatttattttttatttttattcattaaaaggaaaaacatactATATAACCTTGAGTTGTAAATTTGAACACgatggaaacaaaagaaaaaaaatgaaaaggggacagaaaaaagtaaaacgtaTATTTTCTGCccctttaaacaaataaataaaccaaaccgtaagagagaaaaacacagaacattCTGCTGATTTAGGAAACAAAAGCACAAGATtaggaaagaagaacaaaaatgtacaactaCAAACATAAACCAGAGCGAAATGAATTCCGTACCTCTGGGATgaagagtttttatttgtactaGATAGATTTATAGTcattgattattaaaaaaaacgtgattGTTGTGGCGTTTTTAATTTCTGTGCTCAATATATTCCATTGATTGACTCCATACGCTGACACACATCGCTCCTTCAGAagtattctgtgttttggttgAACACATATTTTATGTCCTTTTAGATGAAATTTGCTTTTTCTCTTCATTAAATTAGGGGAAGGCATTTCATATTTACACTCTGACATTGACATCTGGAACATGGACCGCTGGCCAGAGTTTGGTTAGCTAAGATCTAAACTTCTCAGAAAGTCCTAATGAGTTTGGGCTCCAGAATCTAGGAGCTGGGTCCAGCTGTGGGGGGGCCTTTGGactctttggttttgttttgctttcattcTCATTAAAGGCCTTTGATCCCTTTGgaggtttgttgtgtttttgtaattttctggGCCGCCACAGCACGCACCAGCAGATCTGCCCATATTCTGCTCCACACAAAAGAGCAACGCTGTCGTACATTAAGGCTCAGTGAGATGTGAAGTGAGAAAACGCTTCATGCGTGGTCAACAGGAGAAGGACAAAGCCACCCCGGAGATCAAAGAGCCCAAAGGGCTGAAACATGGGGAAGACCTTCACCtcaaaatgaagacaaatgaaAGAGCCGCCAGCACAGAGGCTGAACAATAACGCACCTCTTAGATTTAACAGATAATAGCAGCGTAAAAACACCAAACGCtgttgaggaggaggaggaattaTTTGGCTTGAAGGAGAAAACAGAATTGCCCTTTTGGGGGAAACTGTCAATGAGAAACCAGCAAGGGTCTGCTGCCTCGCAGAGTCCCtcaaaaagtgaagaaaaccCTTTAGAGAGGCAGAAACCTGCACCTCACACAGCTGGCAGTCCAGAAGAGTCCAGATCTGGTCTTGATTCTGGTCTTGATGGTCCACATGTCTCTCACCAGGCTGCAGCTCTGTTTAGCCTCACCATTGTTTCTGTGGAGGCCTGCCACATGATTTCCCTCCTACCAGTCTTAAGTGAGgccttttttcatttgcttgATTTGGAcctgtgttttttcctgttattgTTCATTTATAGATCTGTCTCCTGTCTCCACATCATGGTCTGTTAACTTGGCTGTTTCCTATTTTACATCCTCCCATACATAAATGATGATATTCAGCTGCTGATAATGCCCGCCTCagacaaagacttttattttccataataCGCCTTTATTCCCATATTTTCTGCCAAACTCGTTATATTTTCAAGATAAGACAgctattatttgattttttgatAGCTGTGCGCTCTGCTCGCTCCGCCTGACTTTGGGGTTTATTTTTTTCGAAGTGTGGAGCTGTGATGTAATGTGTCTGCAGGTATAAATATAGAGGCATGGCTGCTCCCCGTTCATCCAGATCCATGTCGCTGCGGCGCAGAGGCCAGAGTGCGCCTGTCGGTCTGGGAATGAGCGCAGCTTTGACGCGCTCCTCTCTTCCTTTCACGCGCGCGTCACCGGAGGCGCAAACGCCGCGCTCAGTCAGAGCCGCGATGGGCTGTCTGTCGGCCCTGAGGACTGTCCTGCTCCTGGGAATGGTGACGGGGCTGGCGGGATGCGCCCCCGGTTTGAACGGGACGGCGGACCACTGGGAGGCCCTCTACTCCCGCTCACTGGCACGGATCCAAGGGGAGAAGCGGGAGGAGATGAACCGGGAGAGCGACTACCTCATCGGCATTAAAAGGTTGAGGCGCCTCTACTGCAACGTGGGGATCGGTTTTCACATGCAAGTGTTACCGGACGGCAGGATAACTGGAGTGCACAACGAAAACCGCTACAGTAAGTCAGTGCATGATCGCGCGCTCACTTTGAACTCGAAGCGCCGAGTTTCTGACAGAAACATGTTTACAGTCTCAGCTCAACTCAAGAGAGAAACTAGATTGTAATATTTTGAGAAATCTTTCAGGGAAAAAAGTTAATctgtttccctctttttttgtttaaaatacgTCGATTTTCTGATGTGaagcccccaccccccacctgTGCAGCCTGACCTAAACCTGCCCTGCTTCCTGACCAGGGAGATGCTCCAGCAAAAATGACTCTAAACTTTGCAGAGAACAACTTTGGCTCCACTCTGTCCAAAATCTGATGCTGCTCTCTGCCTACTGTGTAACCAGAGCTCGCTGTGATCCAGGCCAGCAGCCAGCCAGCCAGCGCCTAAAGTTAGGACAGAGCCTCCAGGAAGGCACATTAACCTCCGGGACAAGACACACACAACAGCCAAATACCCCAACAAGACTGACATTTCCACACCAGAAGTCTGAATCTGCAGACTGAGTTTGTCAGGTCCGAGTCCCTCCATCCTCTCTGTGACCGGCGGTCCAGCCAGGTCCTGACTCTCCTTCAGATGAAGTTTGTAAGCATAGAAATACAGGAGATAAATGGCACAAAATCCTGAAGATTTGCTCCGAAGGTTTGGAGGAACAAAGGAGACACATGGTGTGTAACATGTCAAAGCTCAGAGAGAAACTGGATGACGTTTCTGTGTGCAGGATGTTATCAATTCACTGAAACAAGCTTCAACCAGAGTTTTTTATACAGTGTTGTTTCTAAAACAACATTCAAACTTCAACATgtgttttacagtttaaaaagacAACCAAGTCACACCGTTATCACACTTTTAACATTTGCCATGAGCAGATTGAGTCAGATTTGTGAGGAGCGATGGCTGAACGTTTACCATGTCAGCATACTTCACTGGGTGTTGTGGTTCTCTTGAAGGTCTCCTGCAGATCTCTCCAGTGGAGAGAGGGGTGGTCACCCTGCTGGGGGTTCGCAGTGACCGCTTTGTGGCCATGAACCACAGAGGAAAGCTCTACGGATCCGTAAGTTCACAGGAAACCGCCACtgaacacacacaccaacatgCACACACTCAGACACTGAATGTGAACACTGAGATGTTAATACACTGGTCACTCTCCTTATCTGAACCAAAACCAACACTAAACTCAATGTTTTCATCAAGGAGTTGTGTCTTTTCAGACACAACTTAGAAAACTACTAAATTAGAAAActtagaaaatgttcagaagaaaaatatggATATAATTAAACAGAGATTATACAAGCATATATAAACTAATTAAGGAAACATTCACATAGAATAAGTAAAGAGTTTtggaaaatcagatttttacagttttctatATGGAAAACTTGTGCAATTTTGATTTAATATCTTTAAACCGGGGAAGtccaactcaatcacacaaggggccaaaatccaaaacacgctgAAAAGgataacatttaatgaacactcaaaaactacatttgaaaaactttaaaactgtaactttttaacataattatgaactagatataaaatGTTACCTGTGATagtgatagtgtgaatgctataagctgaatttggccgctgaagatgctagtgctaatatctgaaaatgctgaaattgatagaaataaacgctgaagctgatagccggctaaaatattagctaaatgccaaattaccctaaaaactaaactaaaaaaaaacttagcttagccaaaacagctagcatgtagatgaaaaagCTCCACCCCCAAACTAATctaaaaaatcatatta
It contains:
- the fgf3 gene encoding fibroblast growth factor 3 isoform X2; translation: MLVIPLLVLVSLLDPVRPRARCSAGQTCDPRQRRDAGGRGGVYEHLGGAPRRRKLYCATKYHLQIHPNGKIDGTLEEHNPLSIMEITAVEVGVVAIKGLFSGRYLAMNEKGRLYASEEFNKECEFVERILELGYNTYASRYHSTELPQPAGGGSKRRASTQKLWTMRW
- the fgf3 gene encoding fibroblast growth factor 3 isoform X1, with product MLVIPLLVLVSLLDPVRPRARCSAGQTCDPRQRRDAGGRGGVYEHLGGAPRRRKLYCATKYHLQIHPNGKIDGTLEEHNPLSIMEITAVEVGVVAIKGLFSGRYLAMNEKGRLYASEEFNKECEFVERILELGYNTYASRYHSTELPQPAGGGSKRRASTQKLWYVSINGKGRPRRGFKTRSTDKASLFLPRLLGNKDHEMVRRLRDSRASHQHSHHSSHRGERRRRRHRVRKGQDQQPEDSADF
- the fgf4 gene encoding fibroblast growth factor 4; its protein translation is MSAALTRSSLPFTRASPEAQTPRSVRAAMGCLSALRTVLLLGMVTGLAGCAPGLNGTADHWEALYSRSLARIQGEKREEMNRESDYLIGIKRLRRLYCNVGIGFHMQVLPDGRITGVHNENRYSLLQISPVERGVVTLLGVRSDRFVAMNHRGKLYGSLHYSNECKFREKLLPNNYNAYESLAYPRMFIGLSKNGKTKRGNRVSPAMTVTHFLPRI